acacatatatatatatatatatgtatacacacacacacacactcacacatacatatatgtatatacatacatatatatatatatatatatatatatatatatatatatatatatatatatacatatatatatagtatatgatatatatatatatatatatatatatataaatatatatatatatatatatatatatatatatatatatatatttatatatatatatatgtatatgatatatatatatatatatatatatatatatatatatatatatatatatatatgcatatgtatatatgtatacttatatgtattcatatgtatgtaagtgtgtgtgtgtgtgtatttttggttATCTTGTGATTATATGTttgagtatatttatattcaaatactcACACGCTCACGCACCGCTAGGCGTTTGTTGAAatattataaaagtatataatgtCACGGGGTAAGAGATGCAATTAACGCGTCTGTTTTAAATCCTCATCATTTCCTTTCTACATTTACCACAATGGAAACTGGGCATGCGATGCTTCACGTAAACGATTTAAGACAAAACCGTCTTGTATTCAACTTAAAATCATCTGGGGAATAGCGCCATACACTGCTTCAGGCAAATCAGTCTCTTATATACTAGTCAGTTAGATTCAAGTTCATGCTCGACAACCAAGGTACTTCAAAATTCCTGAAAGAAAAgattctggaatagaaccttatTTACGACATTCAATCTTTGTACAAAAtagctttttatatttcttataaaaaaaagaaagaaaatcacaaatatatacaaatcaataTACTCAGAACACTAATCTCTACCAGACCATAGGCCTATAATTTACCAATCAAACCTCTGCAGTGATGATCTTTTATTTTGTGGTTCCAAACAGGAACCTGAGCTTCATTTAGCATCACGGGTTTATCGGCATCCAGTTCCAGTTCATAAGTTGCCTTCGAATGTTCCTGTTCAAGTGGCCATAAAAccaatatgattataatttcaaCTGtctgaatgttatcattatgctcGGTGACGGTTTATTAACTGAACTAGtagtctaaaaaaagaaaaaaaaatagacatgtatgtacgtgtgcgtgtgcgtttgtgaacATATAAGAACAGGGTGTGACATTCTAACCTTGGATATATAAAGAactgattattgatatcatcagggTGTCTGGTGGCAGCAACCATTTATTTTCGTTTCATCTGAGCTTGATAACTTATAGGAACTGATTACCGTCTGCAGAATTCAAACCCCTGCTCATTTAACTAAATCTAATATTGCCATTAGTATGGAAAACAATATGACGAAAAAAGGGCAGAATTGgataaaacagacaaatattATCCCAGATAAACTAGTCTGTTCttcaggagaaaatgaaagataaaaaaaaaaaaaaaaagatgcgacagaaaaaaaatcggatgAAATAAATCGCGCAGGTAGCAAAATATATTGAGGTCAGGAGTAAGAAATGAAATATCTTGAGAATTTATAATAAAATCAGATCTGCTTCAGAAATTCTAAACTGGTAACATcattccaaaaaagaaagaataggcgCTTTAAAACCGCTGAAGGGACTCGATGCAGAATTTGCTGATGGAAGGAATAAAAAATTTTCCGTCCTGACCCCGGGTGACAGGGCATTCGAGATGACCTTTCTTAACTTCCTGTTTTCTTCATATTCCATATCATGACCACTGGCTCTTGCTAGTGTCAAATGGGGAAGCTTTTTACCAGGCGaatgggcatattcgtgtgttttgttCTTCccctcgttgttcctgttgtccCTGGCTtcaacacaatcatatatatatatatatatatatatatatatatatatatatatatatatatatatatatacatattatataaaccaAAACGACGGGTACAGAACGAGACGAGGAGGGCATAATTCTTTGGGCGTAATATTACGCCAGCCGCCCATTAAGAAAGCATAAGCACCGGTTCGCTTAAAAAATAGTATAACAGAAATAATTCAAATAGGCAATTGTTCTTAGTAATGGCTCTTATGTGAATATTAATTTCCTTGTCTTTGTATAAGAAATTCATACGTATATAAGTGACAATTATTCAAGAATCAATatcacatgaaaataatgataataaaaaaataataataaaattaaaaataatgataatgataagaacaatacttgtaataataaaaatgatataataataataatggtagtaataatgctaatgataatagtaatgataccaatgataataatagcaatggtaattaaGAACAACTACAGCaagagttatgataataatagtaataatgataataataatgataaataatggtaataaaataataataacgattgcaatagcaacaatagtaataataataataataaaaatgatactactactattaatgatgatgatgttgctaacagtaatgataatactgataataataatactaataatattactactactaataccgataataataatgataataataataataataataataataataataataataacaataataataataacaataatgataatagtaataataaagatattcataacTAATGAAAACAAGTAATTTGGTGGAATGCATTTATTAGCTCTCATACAAGCGAGAAATTCTGCCATTTCTCTGCGCAGATACCTGTTTATAGTTATTGTCTCAGAGGTCTGAAGTCGCGGGAATCCTTTCCTGTCCTTGGATTCCTTACCTCCCTTGCTGGGAAGGTACAAAGCGCCGGTGGAGCCAGAGAAGGACTTACGCCACCTTTCCGGGTCAGTTTAAGGCCACGCCGGTTTAAGGCAGTTTCCACCGCGCGCGCCAACTTACCGTCGACGTGGACGCGGCCTAGGTCGTAATAATTGCTCCGTGGTGAGACCAGGGGCAGAGAAGACTTGCTGCTGGTCCTAGTGGTCCAAGAATTGATGGACTATGAGGCCTTATTCGTATCTTCAGCTGCTTGAATATTTGAAGGAAGTGGCGGCTGGGCATGAATATACACAAAACGTTTCGTCATAAAGGAAATTTTTCATTGGATGGCGTTCTAATTGCATATCACGATGTACAAAGAACCATACGCGTGcagaatcaaaacaataatgaaccCCTCGCGGCGTGGTGGCATACGGACAAAAAAATACTGGTCAAGCGTCTCCATGCGTCCTCTTCCTCCATGACGTCATGCGATTAGGCGAGTTGGGTCCAGATTCCACGCACGAGAGCGCGAGGAGTTCGGATGTTCACGAGGCGAGTTGAGACTGTTCGCGAACCCCGGGTGCAATGAACGGAGTGCGAACGCGAAACAAGGTGTCGGCTCCCGTAGGATTTATCAGCTTAATACTCCTCATCCTATTACCTCCCGTTTTGGAAGCTGATAAACACCTGGACAAAGAGCCAGACGCACGGGAACTACAGAAGAACCCCAAGCCGTTGTGTGACGCTGAAAAGTCCTACAGGCTGTAAAGACGCAGTAAGGGCTATCTTATCTGTTCCTGGAGGAATCCTGCTGAGGCATCACAGGAAGGTAGGACGCGAGGTTTGGAGTACGATCTGGAGGAATAAGGACCACGAGAAACAGGAGAAAGCAGGGAAGCACAATATGTTTACCAATCTTCCGACTCGCGCAaaagtaatatgtgtgtgtgtctgtgtgtgtgtgtacatatacattcacacacacacacacacacacacacacacacacacacacacacacacacacacacacacacacacatatatatatatatatatatatatatatatatatatatatatatatatatatatgtgaatttataacctctctgacagggattcgaaccctcactgccattgcaaagaattcatttgtgaatatatatgtatatatatatatatatatatatatatatatatatatatatatatatatatatatatatatatatatatatacacacacacacacacacacacacacacacacatatatatatatatatatatatatatatatatatatatatatatatatatataaattatatctatctatctatctacctatctatatctatatttatctatctatctatctgtctacctatctatctatctatctgtctacctatcaatctatctatatatatatgtgtgtgtgtgtgtgtgaatatacttatacatatacaaatgtgtgtatatacatttgtatatatataaactatatatactatatgtatactatatatatgtatatatatgcatatatatctaaatgaatgattaaatgagtaataaaaaaaaaatatatatgtatatatatatatatatatatatatatatatatatatatatacgcatacatatattcatatatatgtttgtatgtgtgtgtgttagtatcattatacatacatacatgatgtaTAAGTGGTTATTTTTTGCGTGACGTCACCGCCTCCGGTCCCCGCCCGCCTTGCCTCCGGATCGCCGTCGTCGtcggaggaatgaggaaggagccCCGGGAttaccgcccgcccgccctccgtaTAAAGCGACCCGCGGAGGCACGTCACACACACCGTGCCCAGGCCTCGTGGCATCACATACTTCCAACGAGCTCTTCAGACTGATACAAGGGAAGCAAAATGAAACTGGTAAGCGAAGAAGGagccatttttattctctttaattttgctttcatttatttatttttctttattgtgatACCATCCATAATCGTAAAGTGCAATAGCTATATGAAACAATATATCGTAACGTTTCGAGTCTCTGTTTCATAATATTTGAATTTATACGttactttgtatttgtttttcgtcctttttcccttccattcatTTAAAGGTTTATATTGCGGTCAGTAGGTAAAAGACTCACAAGTTCTTTTAATATATGcctgtttataaaaaaaatcaataaaggatAATGTGGATCGACAGGAAAGTCTATTGGAATACTGTGTGGATCATTTCGCTTTCCTTACTGCTCGCGTTGCAGTGAATGTAAACATCTAGGCTTTTCCTCCAGTCTCACTTTCCATTGATTAGTGATGCAGAAGAGCATATTTAGTAAGCATGTGTGCGTTGTCGTatcgattatatatatgtgtgtgtgtgtgatttgtcaGTTTGTTGTTTGGAAGCAATTGTAATTTATTTTGGCCTGCAGTTTCAGATCCTGTTTGTGTTGACCCTATGCATCGTGCTGGAGTTGGCGTTGGCCTACCCCGCAGCTGAAGCCGAAGCCAAAGCTGAGCCAAGGCGACGTTTCGGAGGTTTCGGAGGTTTCGGAGGTTTCGGAGGTTTCGGAGGATTCGGCCATGGTGGATTCGGTCATGGTGGATTCGGCCATGGAGGATTCGGTCATGGTGGATTCGGCCATGGTGGATTTGGCCATGGCGGATTTGGTCATGGATTCGGTGGCCATGACCATGTTATTCACCACGGCGATCATGTTCACGTCCTCCACCACCATTTTTAAGCGGTCATCTGATGGCCTTGTCTGACTGTGACTTCGGCTAATGAAGCGCCGTTTTTGTTAAACGTTTGGATAATTAAAatcgtaatatttttttatacatatgcatgatttTAATTTACAAGTTCCTAGTATTTATCAGGATACCATGGAAAAATGAAGTACATAATGAAAAAAGTCAAAATTAGTAGGACTATACGGACGTAGTACTATAATAAGCTGCAATATTCTTCTTTTGGCGCCTTTTTTTTAGGAATAAATGATATTCATGTTCAgttacaacaacagtaacaacagtagcggcaacaacaacaactacaaacaacaataacagctgaaacatacatttaaacacagcCGTGCGGAAAAAATCACGCATAAACACGTATGTAGATCAAGAAAACTAGATAAATACACAGTGAAACACAtgcgaagacaaaagaaaaaatcaacactCCCCTCAAGGTTTATAGCTTGTCCCAAACCTTGAAGGCGCAATTTAAGGTCACTTGATGTGGGGTGAAGGTGTGACGACTGCaggcatgcacgtacacatatacaaacacagacacacgcacacacacagacacccccctccccccccacacacacatgaatacatatacacacgcgtatatatatatatatatatatatatatatatatatatatatatatatatatatatatatatatatatataaacacacaaccacacacacacacacacacacacacacacacacacacacacacacacacacacacacacacacacacacacacacacacacacacacacacacacacacacacacacacacacacaaacacacacacatacgcgcaattgcataccatatatacacacgtccTATATTTAGATCTCTGAGGTATATgtcaaaaggaaaagaataagcgGATAATGCCTTCCCTTAATTTACATATTCACCTGCGTCGTTGGATATCGTGTAGGATGCGACTTCTGTGAGAATATGTATGTAGCAAGTGTTTGTTTAATTAtcactgtgtgcgtgcgtgtctgtatttgGTGTAGTTctttttcatgtgtgtatttggtgttgtgtgtgtgtgtgtttgctttttcgtgtgtatatttgtattttagagtgtgtttgtctttgtgtctaagtgtatttatctttgtatttacCTTTGTGTGGGAGCTTGTGCACGTGTGTGAGaccgtgtgcgtgaatgtgtgtgcatgattgcatgtgtgagtttgcgtgtggaTGACTGCATATGTGAGATTGCGTGGGCGTAATTGCTTTCGTGTCTGCAACGACGCATAGGTACCTCCTCTTGTTGGCGGGTAGTAAAGcaggggcggcgagggcgagggcgctgGGATCACCTTCCCAAGGTTAAAGCCAGTCGGCAACCCCGTTATGTCTGGCTGAGAGAAATGGCGTTCTGCACATCACCGTTTACTGGAGAATCCGCTTATGGATTTTGAATCATGGAAGCCTTCTCTCGTTAACATGGAACAGGACGCATGAATGGCCGTGTGTTTTTGTGAGTCAATAcgcgtgtctgtttgtatatgtgggtGATGTGCACACAAAacgcgcatacgcatacgcataggcacacacagatacgtagatgcagacactcacacgcatacaactcacacacacacatacacacacactcaaaacatcgAGTATCATTCTCAAAACACCCGAATTAAAAATTGGTCGGCTTCGTGTCTTCGATTTGCTTTTAAAGAAACATATAGCGTAGTCTAGTATCTTTCATGAACAGAACCAAAATTATCttgcacccgcacccgcacccgcacccgcacccgcacccgcacccgcacccgcacacgcacacgcacacgcacacgcacacgcacacgcacacgcacacgcacacgcacacgcacacgcacacgcacacacacacacacacacacatacacacacacacacacacacacacacacacacacacacacacacacacacatatatatatatatatatatatatatatatatatatgtatatatatatttatatgaatatatatatatatatatatatatatatatatatatatatatatatatatacacacatatatgtatatatatatatatatatatatatatatatatatatatatatatatatatatatatatacacatatatgtatatatatatatatatgtatatatatatatatatatatatatatatatacatacacacatatatgtatatatatatatatatatataaatatatatatatatatatatatgtatatatatataatatatatatatatatatatatatatatatatatgtatatatatataatatatatatatataatatatatataatatatatataatatatacatatatatatatatatatatatatatatatatattatatatataatttgtatatatatatatatatgtatatatatgcatatatatatatatatatatatatatatatatatatatatatatatatatatatatatatatatacatatatatattatatatatatatatatatatatatatatatatatatatatatatatatatatatatatatatatatatatatatatatatatatatatgtgtgtgtgtgtgtgtgtgtgtgtgtgtgtgtgtgtgtgtgtatgtagctagTTATTCCTATAACGttatcatttatgtatttttgcCTCAGATGCCATCCTGCATTCGGTGTCATATCAGCTTCCAGCCCTTGGTTGTCTCAGAATAAGGGTTTCCAACCTGGGGGCCATGGGGTACCTTCTGGGGGGCCACGGAGCAATATAAAAATTATGACGTCGATTTGCACCTACGTATGATTTCTCATATATCAATAAATTGTAACCTTTCCATTAATTTTCTTGTGCTGTAGCTACTGataccattacactattcataagaCGTAATCaatgaatctgaaaagatgacagacacACCCATGGAGACTATTACATATCGGTcggggccacagaatgaaaaaggcTGGGAACCGCCGCCCTAGAAGGACTCCTCTTGGCACAGGGAAGACGATCCGCCTGTCCACGTCTGCTTTGTTGTGCCCAGAGGAACATTATAGTGCTTGGCTGTTGTACCCGGAGGAACATTATAGTGCTTGGCTGTTGTACCCGGAGGAACATTATAGTGCTTGGCTGTTGTACCCGGAGGAACATTATAGTGCTTGGCTGTTGTACCCGGAGGAACATTATAGTGCTTGGCTGTTGTACCCGGAGGAACATTATAGTGCTTGGCTGTTGTACCCGGAGGAACATTATAGTGCTTGGCTGTTGTACCCGGAGGAACATTATAGTGCTTGGCTGTTGTACCCGGAGGAACATTATAGTGCTTGGCTGTTGTACCCGGAAGAACATTATAGTGCTTGGCTGTTGTACCCGGAAGAACATTATAGTGCTTGGCTGTTGTACCCGGAGGAACATTATAGTGCTTGGGCTGCATGTGGTTCCCATCCCTAAGGCGTTTGATTCAGTCACAGTGCCGTTGATTTGGGTAAGTTCTAGGTTATGGCGAAAGGACGTGATACGAAATTTAGATATCTAGGCGACTTTTGGGAaactttgtgtatgtatattatacacgcatacactcatacatatgtatatgtatatatat
The nucleotide sequence above comes from Penaeus vannamei isolate JL-2024 chromosome 6, ASM4276789v1, whole genome shotgun sequence. Encoded proteins:
- the LOC113810691 gene encoding neuropeptide-like protein 30 yields the protein MKLFQILFVLTLCIVLELALAYPAAEAEAKAEPRRRFGGFGGFGGFGGFGGFGHGGFGHGGFGHGGFGHGGFGHGGFGHGGFGHGFGGHDHVIHHGDHVHVLHHHF